From the genome of Xiphophorus couchianus chromosome 6, X_couchianus-1.0, whole genome shotgun sequence, one region includes:
- the LOC114146308 gene encoding zinc finger protein 32-like, producing the protein MSSAQHLRDFIRERLTAAAQEIFTEVEKTIICYEEELDAQRRMMGINWKPEIKLHRVGSELQRQSSDLQQPSVSNEEEASAIQQVCSLASRSSQDQKEAEHQWTEEVQMEPEPKLIKEEEEPEPALLKHEQIEYPLTNVKKEELDSSVFQHEQQPPEHLLTGQDQKNLSSNQEGEQLVQKQFAALIETSTLQEDDMNEEERRTELLSLHISPLVESKDQEGSSSSVSESQSGTSTKKRSFKCDICGRCYTRQWYLKNHYRTHTGERLFLCETCGKSFSQLSDLKVHNKIHTGERPFPCESCRKTFKRIGDLRVHKRIHTGERPFSCKSCGKCFSQIGHLIAHKKTHIGEKPFSCEFCRKRFSENGSLNDHKNIHTGERPFSCELCGKSFYRVSSLNAHKKIHTGERPFPS; encoded by the exons ATGTCTTCAGCTCAGCATCTCAGAGATTTTATCAGAGAGAgactaactgctgctgctcaagAAATCTTCACCGAGGTTGAAAAAACCATCATTTGCTACGAGGAAGAGCTCGATGCTCAGCGCAGGATGATGGGGATCAACTGGAAACCAGAAATTAAGCTACACAGAGTCGGTTcggagctgcagagacaaagTTCTG ACCTCCAACAGCCAAGTGTCTCCAATGAGGAAGAAGCTTCTGCCATCCAACAAGTCTGTAGCCTGGCAAGTAGGTCCAGTCAGGATCAGAAAGAAGCAGAACATCAGTGGACTGAAGAGGTACAgatggaaccagaaccaaaattgattaaagaagaggaggaaccagaacctgcacTGCTCAAACATGAGCAAATAGAATATCCactaacaaatgtaaaaaaagaggaGCTAGATTCTTCAGTGTTTCAACATGAACAGCAGCCACCAGAACATTTACTAACTGGACAGGACCAGAAGAACCTCAGCAGCAATCAGGAGGGAGAGCAGCTTGTCCAGAAGCAGTTTGCTGCTTTGATTGAGACTTCTACTCTGCAGGAAGATGATATGAATGAAGAAGAGCGAAGAACAGAGCTGCTTTCCCTTCATATCTCTCCACTGGTTGAGAGCAAAGATCAGGAAGGAAGCAGCTCCTCTGTGTCAGAGAGTCAGTCTGGTACCAGTACAAAGAAAAGATCtttcaaatgtgacatttgtggGAGATGTTACACACGACAGTGGTACTTGAAAAACCATTACAGAACCCACACTGGTGAGAGACTTTTTCTATGTGAAAcatgtggaaagagtttctcaCAACTTAGTGATTTAAAAGTCCACAATAaaattcatacaggtgagagACCTTTTCCATGCGAATCATGCAGAAAAACTTTCAAACGAATTGGTGATTTGAGAGTCCACAAGAGaattcatacaggtgagaggccttttTCATGCAAATCATGCGGAAAGTGTTTTTCTCAAATTGGTCATTTAATTGCCCACAAGAAAACTCATAtaggtgagaagcctttttcatgcGAATTTTGCAGAAAACGCTTCTCAGAAAATGGTAGTTTAAATGACCACAAGAACATTCATACAGGTGAGAGACCTTTTTCATGCGAattatgtggaaaaagtttctatCGAGTTAGTAGTTTAAATGCCCACAAGAaaattcatacaggtgagagACCTTTTCCATCATGA